Part of the Photobacterium sp. DA100 genome is shown below.
CCACTTGATCCAGTTATTGATAATACTTGGTGGAGATTGCCTGGTGGTCATGGCAAAAATGAGTGCTTCACGTTTTTGCTCGGAAATAAAGAAGTAGCGCACGATATTTTTGTATTGCTGCCATTTGAGCCTTTTATAAAATGGGGAGTAGTTGCCAAGGCTGGAGTTAATTAAAATTGCCGAATGGATCTCTTGCGGAAACTTACGCATCCATTCCAGGGCGATCATACCGCCAAGAGAAATTGCGATGATATCAACGCCATCTTCTGCGCTGAGAGTTTCAGCCGAGCGGTTGGTGTGTGATTGATAGGCAGATAGTTGGCATCTCAGATCATCAACCATCTCCGACACACTGGTAGCAGATTGTTCGCGGTAACGAGGTCCGTTGCCAGCGATATCCAATGTGATGATTTCACGTTTGGGAAAAGTGGCCTTGAGCATAACGAGAAATTTACCCCAGTGACGGGTTTCACGAAGTAAGCCTCTTATGAGCAGAATAGGGCGATTGGGATCAGTAGTTATTCGATTCATGATAATTCGGGGCTGGTTTGTAAATTGGCAAGCTCAATAAGATCAATTTTTGGACAGCTGATAACCCGGCTGTTTATTGGGGTGAGGGCTAAGGCTGGAGTCGGGTGGCTAACCTGCCTCTCTAGCCCTACGAGTTCGGGTAAGCGTCGGTATATGTCTTCTTTACTCAATACTCTTCACTCCTTTGCCTAGCTTCAAAAGTTACAAAGCGAAATCTCGCCCTCAATAGAGAATACTAGCGACTGGGTATTACTGACTAATGTCAGTATAGGAGCTGTATGGTGGAATAGGGGATCGCAGGGGGTGCAATTGCTACAATTTGGATGGAGAGCAAGCTTTTATTGTAGCAATTGCAGAGAGCATTAGTGGGATTGGCTGTATTTCTTCGCTGATTCCAGCTGGTACACTTCGATACTGTGTACCCACTTTGGACGGCTGATGAATCTAGCTATAGCGATACAAGGTAGCAAGAAGAAAAATAACGGTAATGCTTCATGTAAATAGGTATTGGCCAATACTTCTTCGTGAGTAATGAAGTTCAAAGCAGCCAAAATGCAGAAGATTAAGCCCAGAACAACCAGAATCGCAGAGATCACCAAGCCAATGCCCAATAAATCCCTTAGATATAGTTTAGAAGCATTCATATCCATTTCCTCATACAAATCTGGATAAAAATATACGCTTATTTTTGCTTCTCGTTGTGATATCGATCACATATCTGATTGGGCTAAAACATAGTTATTATTTTCTTGATTCAAGGCAAATTCTCAGCAAGTTGCTCGATTTTAGAACGCGTAGCGAATACCAAGTTGATAGTTGGTCATCGAATATTTATCGATTGTCGCATAGGAGAAATTAGCCTCAATCTTCATATTGTTCGAAACATTGAAGACATTACCTACGCGGTATTCATTATACTTTTCGTCAAGCTGCTCAAAGCGGAATGATGGCTCTATCATCCAATTGTCCAGCAGAAGGAGGCGTAGGCCGATGTCGGCACCCGCACCGGAATCACTGTATTTTTTATCCTTATTTCCGATGCTCTCTCCCTGTTTTAAATTGAGGTTGGCAATACCCACGGTCGAAAAGAGCGAAAGAGATGGCGAAAAGGGTTGGTAGAATCCAATACCTGCCATTTGGTGTGTGAGTGATACCTGGTTGCGCTTGGACAACTCGACTTTTCCTGCCACGTATAGTCGATGTGCGAAGTTCCAGCTTCCTTTCAGGTAGGCTCCTGCCATGCTGTCAGCAACAGTTGTTCCATGGGTATTGTCATAAAAATAATGGGAGGTGGTAAACTCATGGCTAAGCGCTGTGTATTGAAAGCCACCACTTATATAGTCGAATTCAGTTGTTGAAGTCTGAGCTTGGGCAAGAGTTGGGCTGAGTATCAAGGTCAATACAGAGAGTCTGGTCAGGATATTATTCATGGCTATATTTGGCAGCTACTTAGTTTTGCTGCTAATCATACAAGCATAAAAACATCGTTCAATATTTTATTGAACGATGTTCGTATTTAATTGTAAGCGATATTGTAATCTGGTGTTTTTTCGACCTAAAGGGCCCATTTGAAAGCGCTGTGGAAGATTGCCTTTCCGCCAGACTCAATGTTATGGCCATGGGATAGAATAATCCGGTCAAAAGGCCAGGTAAGGATTTCCTGCAGCGATTGCCGTAACCTGGTTTTGTTCTTGAACGTCCAGCGCCAATAAAGTGGCATGGCAGGGTGCTGATAACAGCTATTAGCGAGAGCCAGCGCAATCGTAAATACATTGGTGGAAGAGCGGAACCAAGCAAGGGTATCACCGACGATCAAGGTTTTGGATTCAGGATCACAAAAGATCACTTCTTCCATCCGGTCGCTGCCTCTCAGTAAAGTTTGATAGAGCTGGTGCTGCCAGATTTCAGGGCTTTTAGCACCAAGGGCATCATCAAATACAAGGTCGGTGCGTTTGTTTTGGAGGCCCGGCGGGGCAAAAAAATACGCCTCGGGATAGGCCAGCCACCACTCAGAAAGAAATAAGTGGTGGTTCATATTGGGGGTGACAATAGCTTGGATGGCACCAAGCTGGCTAAGTTCCAACTGGAGCGCGGTTGTCAGTTGGATTGGTGAGTGAATGAGCAGTTTGCCGTTATCAAGCCGGATTACTGTCATCCTTGCACCAACAGGTATGCCATTCAACTTGAATGGCATATCCTGATACCAGAGTCGATCCTTACTCCATTCTTTCATCGGTTATCCTTAACCAGATTTACTAGTGTTAGGCTAGAAGCCCATTAATTTTAGTAAATTTTCCGCCGTTTCAATAGCCTGCTGTCTATTTGCGATATTAAGTTTTTGGTACAGGTTACGAATGTGGGTCTTGATTGTCGTCGATGCCACATCCAGCTCCGAGGCAATCTGCTCATTGCTGTAACCGGTATAGATCAGCCCAAGTACCTGCCACTCCCGTTGGGTCAGTGGGCTGGTACGGATGAGTTCGGGTACATCTGGCAAGTTGAGCAGTTTTTCGACGAAGTTTTCATCAAAGTGAACTGAGCGGTTACGCTCCTTGCTTGTCATTTCCCTGAGCAGTTGGCGCGCACGGTGAAGCTCTAGTTCGTTGAGTGCTTTAGTGTCAACTAACTCCTGGATCAGATCGCAGATCTGGCTACCGTCACACAGGAAGATACCCACCATGCCGGTACTGTTCGTCAGCTCGAGCGCTTGCTTGATTTGCTGCAGGGCTAACTCTCTGCGCCCCTGGCGTTTGCTCAGTACGGCTTGAACCACAAGGTTGCGGTTCTTATCAGTGATCAGGTTGTGTTTATTACAGCTCTCATCCAGCATAGTGAAAATCGCTTCGGCACGGTCGAATTCACCGATATTGACACACGCACGGCCAATGTTGCGCCACTGTAACTGCTGGAAGTGGTTACAGGCTGCTTCCGGTTGCTCTGCATGCAGCAGCCATTGCTGGATGCTATCCATATCACTGGTCATTTGCCAGAACAACAAATTGGCCAGATCAGTATTGGCGCGCCAGTCAATGTGGTAGACCGAGCGGCTCATCAAGCTGTTACACAGGTCAAGATAGCGGCTTGCTTTGTCTATCTCGCCACGGGTGATGGCGATTCGCGCCAGCATCGAGTAGGCATGAAGTGACTTGGTCTCGTCATAGGGGGCAAGCACTTCTAAGCTTTTCAGGGCTGATTCTTCGGCTTCCTCAAGGCGATTCCAGCACCAGAGGATTTGCGCTCGAAGACGAAGCAGGAACTCGTGAAGTGGTACTTGCTGCAGGTGTTGCTCTTTAACTAACTTGAAAGCTTGTTCAAGCAATTCATAGGCATTTTGTACATAGCCTTGGGCCAATAAAATTTCAGCCTGCTGCAGTAGCGCCCACAAAGCTTGGTGATAGACATGGTACTGGCGGGCCATTTTCTCAGTCTGCTGCATCATGGGCAGTGCACGGCTTAGGTTGCCCAGGCAGTGATGGACTTCACCCACAACGGACGTTGCGACAATACGGCTACGGTACGTTGTCGATGGCAGTTGGCCTAGTGCTTGCTCGGATAATATCAGTGCATCGTCCGGTTTACCTTGGTTGATGGCCACTTGTGCTCGAAGGGCATTGAACTCACCCTGCAGGGCATCATCGAGATCGATGTTGCGTTTGGTAAATTCGGCTTCTGTCTCCACAATCATGTCGCCAACATCGTTGTATAAATGCTGGCTTTGCAGTAGCCACATGTGGAGAAGGTTGAGGCGCGGCTGGGTGTAAAGCTCTTCGGCGTCGATTTTGCCCAAGGCATCCTGCAGTAGCTTCATTTCACCATGGTGGAACATTTCCCAGCCAAAATCGCACAGGATGTCGATAACCAGTTTGGTATCTCCACACTTCTGCGCATGAAGTAACGCCTGCTGCGGTGAGTTTTGTTTCAACCAAGCCTTGGCCGCCAGTGCATGCAACTCCGCCCGCTGTTGCGGAATTTGGGAGTAGCGCTGGTGGCGGAGGAATTCGGCAAACAGGTTGTGGAAGCGATACCAGTTGTTGTCCCCCTCAAGAGTATTGAGGAACAGGCCGAAGCGGTTGAGCGATTCGAGAATGGCCAGTGCGTCACTACGCCCTGTGAGGTCGGTCACCAATTGTGCATTGAACATATCAAGCACAGAGCACTGCAACAGGAACTGCCGGGTTTCACCGTCAAGTAGGTCAAAAACTTCTTCAGCGAGGTAATCCCACAGATGGCCGCGATTGAAGCTTGCCATCGACTCGGCAGACTCTACCAGGTTATGGGGTTTTTGCTGGGCGTGAAGGGCAATTAGCTGTAAGGCGGATGGCCAACCTTCGACTTGATGGTGCAGGGACTTCAACACGTTGGCTTCGATATTTTCACCGATACGTTTATTGAAGAAGCGTGTGGTTTCTTCTTCATCGAATGCCAGCAGATCGTTATCTACTTCGATGAGCAAATCTCGAATACGCAGGTTGGCTGTACCCAGCGGCGGCAGGGTACGGCTGGTCACAACTAGCGTCAGGTTGTCAGGCATGTGCTTGAGGAAAAAGCGCAGGCCGTCATGTATATCGTCATTGTTGATCAGGTGGTAGTCATCAAGAACAATGTATGTTTGGTCATGGTATTCAGCTAACTCGCCAAAAAGTTCGCTAAATAGCGTTGATAAGCAAGCAAACTGGCGGCGCTCTGCCATAGCCTGGGTTTTCAAGCATGCGTTGTTGGTGGCTTTGTTTATTGTTTGGAGAAGATAATTTGCAAAGCGGAAGGTATCGTTGTCGTTTTCGTCAATATTAAACCAACCGGTATGCGGGTGCTCATTCAACCATTGGGCTGCCATGGTGGTTTTGCCATAGCCCGCAGGAGATCGAAACAGCACAAGACGGTAGAACGGAGCCTGCTCTAGCGATTCCAGCAAACGGGGACGTAGTATCGCATTATGAAGGCGTGCTGGACGAGTTAATTTAGATGGTATCCACATAGTCTTGCTATCTTATTCTAAGGTTTCAGTTCCATTGTTGCTCAGGAGCGTAGCTCTGAATGTAATATGTTATCTGAGCATTTATGCCATGTAATCCTGGTTATCATTTCAAAAAATTGCAGTATGGCATTTGATCTAGTCGATAACTTTGACAGCGCATCAGGTTGAATTCAGCAAAAGTTGCTAACTCATCCCTATATTTATGACACGGTTCACATATCTCAGATCTTTCAACATCACCTATCTATCTAATTGCACATGGAAATGTAGTCTGTAGTTGTGACTTTAAATGCATATGGATGGGCGTTTAAGTCTTTCTCCACCCCAGATTTTTGCATCATGTCACAGAAAGTGGGGGAGTTTCATAACTACGCCCCTACCACTCATCCCTACTCCTCCCCGAATCGGGAGGATGTTAGCGCTGATAATTACAGGCAAGATTGTCAGCAGTTGGAAATAATCCTAGAGCGAGATTGAACCATGCCTAAGAATGGTCAGACACAACAATTCAATAAAGCTGCTTTTAAAGCGGCAGTAGAAAAACACCTAACAACAACTTACGCAGCAACAGATGAAACGGCGACGACTCGCAGTTGGTATTTGGCAATGGGTAAAGCGCTGGCTGAAATCAGCACCGGCAACCTATTGGCGACAGAAAAGAATCTTGCTGAGCAGAAAGCACGCGGTGTGAACTATCTTTCACTGGAGTTTCTGATCGGCCGCCTTACCGGCAACAACCTAATCAGCATGGGTCTATACGAAAACGTTGCTGAAGCTATGGAAGAGATGGGCCAGAACCTGACTGACCTGTTGGAAGAAGAGCGTGACCCTGCACTGGGTAACGGTGGTCTGGGTCGTCTAGCGGCTTGTTTCATGGATTCCCTGGCTGCACAAGAGTATCCAGCAGTTGGTTACGGTCTTCACTATGAATACGGTCTGTTCCGTCAGTCTTTTGTTGACGGTCGTCAGGTTGAAGCACCGGATGCATGGCGTGGTATCGAAGGCTACCCATGGGAAGTACTTCGTCCTGAGCTGGCACAAGAAGTTAGCCTATACGGTCATGTTGAAGCTTACACCGATGAAAACGGTGTTGAGTGCCGCCGCTGGGTACCGGGTATGACGGTAGAAGGTGTGGCATGGGACCTACCGATTGTCGGTTACGACAACAAGAGTGTTTACCCGCTACGCCTTTGGGAGTGCCGCTCAAACGCGCCGTTCAACCTAGCGCGTTTCAATGATGGTGACTATGTTGGTGCACAGTACTCGGCACTAGAAGCAGGTAACGTCACTAAAGTTCTATACCCGAACGACAACCATGATCAAGGTAAAGCACTGCGCCTGATGCAGCAGTACTTCCACTGCGCTTGTTCGGTTGCTGACATCCTTCGCCGCCACGAAGCTGCGGGTAACACTATCGAGTCACTAGCTGAACTGGAAACTATCCAGTTGAACGATACTCACCCAACTATCGCTATCCCTGAGCTTATGCGCATCCTTTTGGACGAGTACAAGCTAGGTTGGGACAAGGCGTGGGAAATTTCGTCGAAGACGTTTGCCTACACTAACCACACCTTGCTGCCAGAAGCGCTGGAAACATGGAGCGAAGCACTGATCCAGCAGATGCTGCCTCGCCACATGGAGATCATCTTTGAAATTAACCACCGCTTCATGAAGCTGGTTGAACAAACTTGGCCGGGCAACAACGAAGTGAAGCGCAAGCTTTCCATCATTCAGGAAGGCCCACACCGCATGGTTCGCATGGCTAACCTCTGCGTCGTGAGCACTTACGCGGTGAACGGTGTTGCAGCACTGCACTCAGAGCTGGTCAAGCGCGATCTGTTCCCTGAGTTCAACGAGCTGTTCCCTGGCCGTTTGACCAACGTGACCAACGGTGTAACGCCACGTCGCTGGATCAAATACTGTAACCCAGGCCTTTCTGCGCTGATCAGCGAGAAAGTGGGTAACGACTGGCCAGCTAACCTCGAGAAAATCGCAGGCCTAGAGAAATTCGCTGACGATGAAGCGTTCCAGAAGCGCTACATGGCAGTGAAGAAAGAGAACAAGCAGCGTTTGGCTGACTGGGTAGAAGAGAATATGGGTATCGAACTGGATACTGATGCTATCTTCGATATCCAAATCAAGCGTTTGCACGAATACAAGCGTC
Proteins encoded:
- a CDS encoding DUF4336 domain-containing protein; this translates as MKEWSKDRLWYQDMPFKLNGIPVGARMTVIRLDNGKLLIHSPIQLTTALQLELSQLGAIQAIVTPNMNHHLFLSEWWLAYPEAYFFAPPGLQNKRTDLVFDDALGAKSPEIWQHQLYQTLLRGSDRMEEVIFCDPESKTLIVGDTLAWFRSSTNVFTIALALANSCYQHPAMPLYWRWTFKNKTRLRQSLQEILTWPFDRIILSHGHNIESGGKAIFHSAFKWAL
- a CDS encoding glycogen/starch/alpha-glucan phosphorylase; the encoded protein is MPKNGQTQQFNKAAFKAAVEKHLTTTYAATDETATTRSWYLAMGKALAEISTGNLLATEKNLAEQKARGVNYLSLEFLIGRLTGNNLISMGLYENVAEAMEEMGQNLTDLLEEERDPALGNGGLGRLAACFMDSLAAQEYPAVGYGLHYEYGLFRQSFVDGRQVEAPDAWRGIEGYPWEVLRPELAQEVSLYGHVEAYTDENGVECRRWVPGMTVEGVAWDLPIVGYDNKSVYPLRLWECRSNAPFNLARFNDGDYVGAQYSALEAGNVTKVLYPNDNHDQGKALRLMQQYFHCACSVADILRRHEAAGNTIESLAELETIQLNDTHPTIAIPELMRILLDEYKLGWDKAWEISSKTFAYTNHTLLPEALETWSEALIQQMLPRHMEIIFEINHRFMKLVEQTWPGNNEVKRKLSIIQEGPHRMVRMANLCVVSTYAVNGVAALHSELVKRDLFPEFNELFPGRLTNVTNGVTPRRWIKYCNPGLSALISEKVGNDWPANLEKIAGLEKFADDEAFQKRYMAVKKENKQRLADWVEENMGIELDTDAIFDIQIKRLHEYKRQHLNLLHILALYHRLLNDPTFDMHPRVFFFGAKAAPGYALAKDIIFAINKVAEKVNNDPRLGGKLKVVFIPDYRVSLAEILFPAADVSEQISTAGKEASGTGNMKFAMNGALTIGTMDGANVEMREEVGDENIFIFGLLVDEVQKLKQEGYDPYRYYHADSLLRAALDLLETDEFTPGNPGQLAAIRHNLLDGGDPYLVLADFADYVKTHEKIDAEYRDQKTWARKAILNTALMSKFSSDRSIRDYANNIWKLEPVSL
- a CDS encoding alpha/beta hydrolase; its protein translation is MNRITTDPNRPILLIRGLLRETRHWGKFLVMLKATFPKREIITLDIAGNGPRYREQSATSVSEMVDDLRCQLSAYQSHTNRSAETLSAEDGVDIIAISLGGMIALEWMRKFPQEIHSAILINSSLGNYSPFYKRLKWQQYKNIVRYFFISEQKREALIFAMTTRQSPPSIINNWIKWRVACPISASNALRQLYAASRYQYAVVPTAITLLIGSKQDALVDISCSKALAKAWNIPLLLHPEAGHDLPTDDPDWLIDKIQLYYQRQAVPDKEYECEMN
- the malT gene encoding HTH-type transcriptional regulator MalT, encoding MWIPSKLTRPARLHNAILRPRLLESLEQAPFYRLVLFRSPAGYGKTTMAAQWLNEHPHTGWFNIDENDNDTFRFANYLLQTINKATNNACLKTQAMAERRQFACLSTLFSELFGELAEYHDQTYIVLDDYHLINNDDIHDGLRFFLKHMPDNLTLVVTSRTLPPLGTANLRIRDLLIEVDNDLLAFDEEETTRFFNKRIGENIEANVLKSLHHQVEGWPSALQLIALHAQQKPHNLVESAESMASFNRGHLWDYLAEEVFDLLDGETRQFLLQCSVLDMFNAQLVTDLTGRSDALAILESLNRFGLFLNTLEGDNNWYRFHNLFAEFLRHQRYSQIPQQRAELHALAAKAWLKQNSPQQALLHAQKCGDTKLVIDILCDFGWEMFHHGEMKLLQDALGKIDAEELYTQPRLNLLHMWLLQSQHLYNDVGDMIVETEAEFTKRNIDLDDALQGEFNALRAQVAINQGKPDDALILSEQALGQLPSTTYRSRIVATSVVGEVHHCLGNLSRALPMMQQTEKMARQYHVYHQALWALLQQAEILLAQGYVQNAYELLEQAFKLVKEQHLQQVPLHEFLLRLRAQILWCWNRLEEAEESALKSLEVLAPYDETKSLHAYSMLARIAITRGEIDKASRYLDLCNSLMSRSVYHIDWRANTDLANLLFWQMTSDMDSIQQWLLHAEQPEAACNHFQQLQWRNIGRACVNIGEFDRAEAIFTMLDESCNKHNLITDKNRNLVVQAVLSKRQGRRELALQQIKQALELTNSTGMVGIFLCDGSQICDLIQELVDTKALNELELHRARQLLREMTSKERNRSVHFDENFVEKLLNLPDVPELIRTSPLTQREWQVLGLIYTGYSNEQIASELDVASTTIKTHIRNLYQKLNIANRQQAIETAENLLKLMGF